The genomic segment TTtgtgagtttaagcaaaataattttgcttctttgttGTTTTCTACTACTGatttttagtgtttgttgaacaaagaagcagcaatactGATCAAAAAgtgggatgtagctcagtggtagagcgcatgcttcgcatgtatgaggtcctgggttcaatccccagcatctccaagctctgtttaaaaactttcatgtgagattaagaaagagaaaagtggcttcttttctctgaagtgttacacgactcgattgttactgtttgttacacaaagaagcagcagggatgatcgaaatgtggggatgtagctcagtggtagagcgcatgctttgcatgtatgaggtcctggtttcaatccccagcatctccaaaacactgtttgctgagtttaagcaaaaataattttgcttctttgctctagtgtttcactactggattgttagtgtttgttgaacaaagaagcagcaatgctgcttaaaaagtggggatgtagctcagtggtagagcgcatgcttcgcatgtatgaggtcctgggttcaatccccagcatctccaagcactgtttaatgactttcatgtgagattaagaaagagaaaagtgccTTCCTTTTCTCTCAATTGTTACACGactggattgttactgtttgttacacaagaagcagcagggatgattgaaatgtggggatgtagctcagtggtagagcgcatgctttgcacgCGGGGGCCAGTCACGGATAGGTGTAGAGCGCTAACTAGCCAATAGGAACGAAGGAAATTCAAGGAAGGCGGGGCGAAAAAAATACACAGAATTAGAGGTTCGAATCCTGTCTTGGCCACAAATACCATACAATGAGTTTGTTTTCGTTTTTTTCATCTAGATACACTTTAAGTACGATTAACATATAATAGACGAACTTTGTgaacaaagataaaaaaatctTGTAATAATTGTTCTTTTGTATGGTGTACAAAATGTGCAACGATCTTAAGaaacatatacattataatagggaatagttatttttaatatagaaaattgtgaattattaaaaagaacattttgacgTTTCAggcctttatttttaaagagacatctatttatatttgtataactgTGTACagaaaacctatatatatatatatgtaatataactAACACTCACAAAAAATTAAGTTATCCATTTTATTTATAGTAAAGTAATATacttattataaaaatgataagaaaaacgaaccaaaatatataatgattaaataaatatacataaaataatcatagattattaaacaacagcaacaaatataataaaaataaagatctggagaacagaaaaaaacaataaaaatatgttttacattaaataattatgtatgttttAGCTAGTAACAGTTATTAACATTCAGTGTTTACATGATCAGCaggctatgctaatgatgtctctatgtgttctctgtttctgctgggatcttcacccgtggtaactaggatttacacaagcctccagtctggatccagaaacacctgagaagagatgatgcctgACCCTCAGCAGGACCCAGCCATGGATGCTAAacccttgaatcaacaaacagaactacaaatattgctacaaagtgtgactgcatcatataataattattaattaataatattaataatgttcatcatctggctgactacgtcttgcattattttctacaaatcctgtcataacgtgcacaaactgacagtcaccactaataaactattactaaatattgtagaaacataaatttttctgtaaagttgctttctaacgatttgtattgtaaaaagcgctatacagataaacttgaattgaattgaattgtattATCTGAGCAAGTCAATAAaatttaatatcaataaaaaagaaaatcaacaaaaatgtatacattttttaatcaataaaactTAACACACAGTTCAATTACAGTTCAAACAaggccaaatgtaaaaaaaaaaaaaaaaatgaaaatatatatacatacatacatataccacggtcatatatatatatatatatatattatatatatataatatattatatatacacacacatacatttcagataaatgctgttcttttaaactttcaattcatGTAAGAAACCTGAAAAAGATTGTACtcggctgttttcaacataacataacaacaacaataataataataatcagaaatgtttctgagcagtaaatcatcatattttcatgattttctgaagattatgtgacactgaagactggaggaatgatgctgaaaatacagcggagcatcacagaataAAATTACTctatatattctaatataaagcagctgatttaaaatagtaagaatatttaaaatgctacttttttttgctgtactttggatcaaataaaggcatGCTTGGTGAGGCAGAAGAGACTcctcaaaaaacattacaaatctttctgctgaaaaacatttgactggtagagtattttaaataaaataattatttacagagTTTAATATTAGCCATTACTAACATTTAGTGTTTACAAAACTGAGCAagataaaataacaatacaaagtCAATAACAATTAATTAACACACTAAAGTACAGTGTAAACAAGGCCAAtacttctgatgttttatttaacaactggaaataaattaaataatttaaaattgtagactaaacaacaacagctacaataatattaataataatacaatttaaagttgtggaaaacatagaaaacaacaacaacaaaaaacaagccTTCGGCCTGTTGAAGAAGATCCTTGCTCCTATGGTGCGTTGCAAGAGATCTTCACGGGCAATTCTCAGCAGAATCTGTCCACTATGGTCCAACACGAAGACCAGCCGTTCTGAGGGGTCCAGTGTGAGCTGAACGAGGGACGCAGTTATGGCCGATGGTGTGGTGTTCTACAGAAGATGAACAGGATTACTTTATTGCAATATTTGTCTTGGGTGTTATGTGCACATATGAGACAGACAGTTTACACACATAAGTGCctgtatgaataatttatttacctGCATCTGGAAGAAACCCTTCTGACCTTTGATCCTCCGCTGTCAAATGTGTCTGGTGTGATGTTTTGTGGACTGAGACCGTCTTTAGGGTGACCTACTCTGCGGAGGATGGGTCTTGACAGAGGATGCTTCATCTAAAACAATTCCTGAAATATagattcaaattaaatatatcaaatgtattttataattcataatatatataattttagattaaacaacaataaaataaatccaaTAGTTTGTGGAGAACAcaggaaaaacaagaaaaatgtattttaaattgaataattatGTACAATTATGTACGTTTAATAGTAACAGttattaatatttagtgtttACAAATCTGAGCAAGGTAAAATAAAGCATGCAATAACATTTGAGTTAAGAAAACACAATGTAAACAAGGCAAATACTTCTGGTATTTTAATGaacaaatggaaataaaaaagatGCATATATAACAGTAAAAGTTAAGCAGACTATTTTACAATACTGCATGGAGTCAACATGGCATTCTAAAGTACAAACAAATGGAAAGACAAATAAGCAAGAACGTAACAGTGGTTTCAGCATCTGACAGACATCCATAACAAACAAGATAAAGAGTTCTATTTTTATGAtactataattataaaacatacatttaaaaccaGGAAACATGAGGGCAGTCACTTTCCCTTTTCTGCTGCCCATCTCTTCCTTTCAGTCTCATAAAAGGAAGACTGACAGAACTCTCCCCAAATCATCTCGTGAGTCATCCCCTCTGTCTGATATAAGGAAAACACTCTGGCAGGACAATAGACATATTTCCCTGCCACACCAGGGAACccagtgtgtatgtgtggacTCTCTGGGCCTTGTTTTAGTGGCTTGTGGCAGAACCTACAGAGGCGACCAGTGGGATGCTGCTCCATGGACTTTCTCTTTCTCCGCTCCTCTATTACCTGTCTTGTCTCTGCAGAACGCTGCTTTGCGGCCTGTAGCTCTCGTTTAAAAAAAGGTGTTTTCAGCAAAGTCAGCAAATGGGCATTCGAGGATTGGTGAGGCCTTCCGCTGCATACATCTGGTGTACCTTTGTAGAGCAGTAAAAGTACTTCACATCCCCAGActgataaaaaaatgaatggaggACCCATCACCAAGGTAACGTGACTTTGGCTGGCCACAAGCAAGACAGTTCCGTGTCCTCTTTGTAACAggctgctgttgctgttgtttcTCCACAATCTCTTTCACCATTTGTTCAACCTCACCCTTAGTTAGTGGTAACTCCTGGGGCTTATTACTGGGTGGGTTCACTGGGGCAGGTGGGAGGGTTACCACTGGAACACTTACAGTTTCACTACCTTCTGTGAGGTGATGCCACAGCTTCTGGGTCTCCAGGAGCTTCTCTGAACTGGTGTTCAGGGATGAACTTCTGTTCGTTATCTTGGCCAGGTGTTTCACATAACGTGAGATATGCTGTTTCGTGGTGGGGTGTAAGAGGCTATTGGGATCCCTGGAGGCAGCCTGCACAAGGGCAGCATACTCTGCATCCACCTGGGTGAGAAGGTCTTTCTGCCCATGGTACTTTGCCAGAAGGCCATCAATGGAATCCCTCATGGGCTTTGTCCACCGAAAATGGTCCAGGACAAAAAGTAGACCGCCTGCCTTGATGGGACCTGTGCGAGCAGCTCGTGGAGAGGGAGCAAAGGGCAGTGGTGGTGTCATCTCATCTAAAGGAGAGAAAACTCATTTTCACTTTTATCTCTGAAATATCTGTTAGTATTcatataaataaaggaataattaAGGGATGAAGATGTGAACTGAATTACCTTTTAATTTGGTGGGCTGCAAAGGCTGGATCATTGTTTGTGAGCCAAGAGAAGCCACACCAAAGATGTCATCCTGGAGCATAGGGTAATCATTTGGGTTACAATCAGTGATTACATattcataaaatttttttttaatggtaagatttttttatgtttttaaaagaagtctcttctgctcaccaaggcatttatttggtccaaaaaacagcaaaaacagtaatgtaaaatatttatacaatttaaaataactgttttctatgtgaatatctgtaaaagtgtaatttatttctgtgatgtgcagctgtattttcagcatcattcctccagtcttcagtgtcacatgatcttcagaaatcagaataatatactgatttattgctcaagaaacatttctgattactattatcaatgttgaaaacagttgtgtaaaaaaaaaaaaatcaggattatttgatgaatagaaagtttaaaagaaaagcaattatctgaaatataaagcttttgcaacattataaatgtttatactgtcacttttgatcactgtaatgcatccttgctgaataaaagtattaattgcccccccccccccccccccccaaaaaaaaagaaattactgaccccaaacttttgaacggtagtgataatgttacaaaaactttCTATTACAGATAAATgctgcttttgaactttctattcatcatataACCCTGAAAAAATCGTACACAActgttgtcaacattgataataataataaatgtatcttgagcagcaaatcagtatattttcatgatttctgaagatcatgtgacactgtagactggaggaatgatactgAAGATTcaactttgatgaaaaaaaatctctctctttctctctctctctctctaatatatattcaaatagaaaacattattttaaattgtaaaaatatttcacaatattattgtttttcctgtaaataaatgaatccttggcgagcagaagagacttcttttaaaaacatttaaaaatcttgtcGTCCAAAAACCAGCAGTGTACATTTTGTGTTTTAGTGAGTGAGGATATTTGTAAGTACAACAGTCAAGTTTACCTGAGCAAAGTGTTCTTCCCTCACCTCCTCAGGTGGGTCATCAGGTGGGAATCTCTCACTGAGAGCAGACGGCTCTGAGGACTGATGCTCTCCCTCCCCTGCAACAGGTACCTTCTGGGACTTGTGCTTGGCCCAGTCTAGGGGGACAGGACGACAACCAGGCTCCACATACTGCAGTCCAAACCTTTCTCTGGTGTCTGTCTGTGAGACAAGTAAGGCAGGGTACTTGGCCTGGCCTGTCACCATGTCTGAGAGCTTGTTCAGTTCCATGATCAGCACAGGATCAAAAACTGCAGGCAGCTTCACTCCAGGCTGCTTCAGGTCTACAAGGCGCTGGAAATTCCAACGAGCCACTCCAATCATGCCCTGTGCCTGGAATAGTTCTGTGGATACCTGAGTGCCTGTGACCCATCTGGCCTGATGGAAATGGAACCCCTCCTGCTGAGAAGTGCCTCTCACAGGGATCCACACAGGTACAGCTGCCGCCTCCCCCTTCACATGGTTCAGCTGGACCGTTCCACCATGCCTATAGAGGATCCCATCTGTAACCTCTGGGTCACTCAGGCAGCCTCTGAGGATGTGGACTCGCTGAATCCTCCACACCTTCAACATCGATGGTTTGAACAGTGGCACACCATCAGGATCACATTCTAAAAAGAATCTTTGGAGAACGCTCTCCACTCTCTCCAGTAGCTCTTTGGGGTGTGGAACCCTGGTGCGGCAGTGCTCCCTGATGTGCTGCTTTGTTGGATTTGCAGGCACTATCCCACAGAAGACATAAGCCTGCTTCAGTCTTTGTAGGTCCGTCTGGTCCACAACACTAAAAGCTGCTGACAGAAACTTGCAGAAAGCACTGTGCAGTGGATGGTGCTCTGACACACACTCTCTGGAGAACCGCCGCATGCAGTGGAACAAGTCCAGCTTGATTTTGATGTCGCTGTTATATTTTTCGCGGGAGGCACAGGTGTTGATGAGATGCCCAGAGGTTGCCGCAGCCACTACAGCCTCAGTGGTCTTCCAAGAATCCCAGAGGAGGTGCTCCCGGGGCTCAGGGTTTGGGATCCTGAAGGCAGCACAGCAATCTCTGTTCCACAAACAAAgagaagtatatttaaaatattaaacattcaaatatataggATACATGTATTTGCTCTACTATATTTTGTTTactttacaaatataatataggtgggaAGGAAAATGTGATGGCTGGTTCTTACCTGTCAACCCACTGGTAGTTGGCTTTCGGCAGTCCTGCAGAAATGTAACGAAGAGACAGCCCCTCATACATTGGCTGCAGGGATTTATCACTTTCAGACTGCAGCATCACCCAGGACAAGATCATCCAGTTTTCATTCATCACAGCATAGGATGACATAGTACCTGATGCAAGCACAACCTTCCGGGCCACCTTGCGGGTATGGTCAGCCCTTAAGGCTTGTCCAAATGTGCCTTGGAGGAGCAGATTGAGTGTGCTCTCCTGCCTATGGTACTCCTGAATGAGGCAGTCAACCAAATAGTGGGGTGAAACTGTTACTCCACACCAGCCGACCAAATCACCATACTCACCAAATGAGGCAGGAGTATTTGTTGCTCTTAGTGCCCCTGTGATGGTCTGCTGACCGTAAATTCCACTGTCTCCATCCAGCACATTCTTAACAGTAGACAAGTAAGCCAGGTGTGCACGCTCATACCTGAGGTGGAGAGCTTCATTCAACTGATTGGCCATATCATTGGGAGACTTTCCTGTACGCCGCAACTCATCCATCACAGTCTTACATATGGCCTTCTTGTGCGTCAGAAAAGCTGGCAAAATGTTGCAGAACCGACTCGGCAGCATGTCCATCCATTGGGGTTTGTCTGCAAACCAGTACTTTTTACAGACTTTACAGCTGAGCCGAGAGGCCAGAATGTAGTACTGGCTGCTTGTACCAATAATGACACGGGGTCGTCCAACTCCTGATGAGACAACGTGGGGATTCGGACAGCTGTACAGACATGGCAGAGTGTAGTTGTTGCGGACTCTTTCCATAATGGTGTGCTCTGGTTTCCAAATGAAGAATGGATGAAGTTGAAAGTATTTAGGTGATGGCAGCTCATAGACAGGATCAATAAGCTCAGGCTGAGGTGGGTAACGCCACAAGGAGATCATGTTCATTGGATGTCTCACCGGTCTAGAACCTGGCCACAGTCCCAAGGCTTCCATTTCTGTTTTCATCCAGATTCTTTGCTGTTGAGAGCAGTGCCATCGGCTCACATCCTGCTCATAGCTTGGCAGTGGTGGAACAGCATGATTCTCCTCCAGCTGAATTGAGGGGTACCCAGTAGAGGCTGCAGGGATTCCAGAGAAAGACTGGCCAGCAGCTGCAGGGGGTCCTGAGGGAGGAGTAGAGGTTGTAGACTGTGCAGTGGTCACTGGGAGGAGGGCTGCAGGATGACATGGGTGACATTAATCATAGATGAGCATTACATTTGTCAAAATGTTAAATCTCTTTAAAATGAatcaatccaagcagctgagtccttagccatcttcaagaatcggcttaaaacacatctcttccatcatTATTTgatactctaactttagcactgaCTATTCTACACTATTCTatactaaaaaaaatctaactatctatcttaattatctttttgtattctattttcttttcatttattgtacaattatataaaaaagtccTCTAACACTACCTTGCTCTATTCTATTcttctattatttaaaagccctgcGTTTAAGcttactgagacttgttatagcacttgtttATCATtgctctgttgttgtttttgattgcttccattgtcctcatttgtaagtcgctatggataaaagcgtctgctaaatgactaaatgtaaatgtatgtaatgtaaaattATGTTAAGTCCTTACACTGACAGAACACGGTTTCCTGCGCTGGTCTCAAAGCCAATGTGGTCTTGCTAATAGATAATTCAAGCAACTCTGGAGATACTGGCAAAGGAACCGTCACTGGAGTGAATGGAATTggtgaaaaaaaataacactgatgaGGAACAGGCATATCCATACAGTAGAGTCGACATGTTTACACGCCCATATACCAACCTGACCATGGAGATGCAGTAGCACTATATTCATCAGGCCGTTCTGGTTTTGAGAGTGTTGCTGGTGGTTTACGCCTCCCTAACACAGAAAAATGTAATGTCATTCAAATACCCTGTAGTACTGTCCCTTAGTAAATGTCTTAATAAATagtaatgtaaatgcatgcaaacCCATAGAACACGTCAAGACTCTTTATAATATTAGGGGTGAGGTATGTGAATGGGTCTACATTACATGAGTAAACTACAGCTTCATGTATCAAATGGGATGCATCCTTCTAGTCCaaattaatacatatttgtaCTTTTGCTGTACTTCTGCATTACTCTTTAAATCATGTACATACCAATCCTCTTAAGTAAAGCAtggaaaaaacatgcaaaaaaagaaCTCTGTACTTACCGTCAATGATGAGATATAAATGCCTTCAATGTTAGTAGAACAATTGAACACAAGAATAAGAACAGGCCTGAACATGGCCTAAACAACAAACAGCAACAAATCAATGCAGAACAGATAATCCTGATT from the Carassius auratus strain Wakin unplaced genomic scaffold, ASM336829v1 scaf_tig00218018, whole genome shotgun sequence genome contains:
- the LOC113104367 gene encoding uncharacterized protein LOC113104367; this translates as MTLHFSVLGRRKPPATLSKPERPDEYSATASPWSVTVPLPVSPELLELSISKTTLALRPAQETVFCQSLLPVTTAQSTTSTPPSGPPAAAGQSFSGIPAASTGYPSIQLEENHAVPPLPSYEQDVSRWHCSQQQRIWMKTEMEALGLWPGSRPVRHPMNMISLWRYPPQPELIDPVYELPSPKYFQLHPFFIWKPEHTIMERVRNNYTLPCLYSCPNPHVVSSGVGRPRVIIGTSSQYYILASRLSCKVCKKYWFADKPQWMDMLPSRFCNILPAFLTHKKAICKTVMDELRRTGKSPNDMANQLNEALHLRYERAHLAYLSTVKNVLDGDSGIYGQQTITGALRATNTPASFGEYGDLVGWCGVTVSPHYLVDCLIQEYHRQESTLNLLLQGTFGQALRADHTRKVARKVVLASGTMSSYAVMNENWMILSWVMLQSESDKSLQPMYEGLSLRYISAGLPKANYQWVDRDCCAAFRIPNPEPREHLLWDSWKTTEAVVAAATSGHLINTCASREKYNSDIKIKLDLFHCMRRFSRECVSEHHPLHSAFCKFLSAAFSVVDQTDLQRLKQAYVFCGIVPANPTKQHIREHCRTRVPHPKELLERVESVLQRFFLECDPDGVPLFKPSMLKVWRIQRVHILRGCLSDPEVTDGILYRHGGTVQLNHVKGEAAAVPVWIPVRGTSQQEGFHFHQARWVTGTQVSTELFQAQGMIGVARWNFQRLVDLKQPGVKLPAVFDPVLIMELNKLSDMVTGQAKYPALLVSQTDTRERFGLQYVEPGCRPVPLDWAKHKSQKVPVAGEGEHQSSEPSALSERFPPDDPPEEVREEHFAQDDIFGVASLGSQTMIQPLQPTKLKDEMTPPLPFAPSPRAARTGPIKAGGLLFVLDHFRWTKPMRDSIDGLLAKYHGQKDLLTQVDAEYAALVQAASRDPNSLLHPTTKQHISRYVKHLAKITNRSSSLNTSSEKLLETQKLWHHLTEGSETVSVPVVTLPPAPVNPPSNKPQELPLTKGEVEQMVKEIVEKQQQQQPVTKRTRNCLACGQPKSRYLGDGSSIHFFISLGM